The Flaviramulus sp. BrNp1-15 genome has a window encoding:
- a CDS encoding DUF4405 domain-containing protein codes for MKKSVLNFTINTVMTICMSAILGTGFIIKYILIPGKERWVKYGNNVELYFLEMDRHQWGTIHLILGLVLLALVVTHIFLHWKIICCVFKKLIKQPITKKIVALLFLIFCLALIISPFFIKPKVEPIKKNNRHQVTIVTDIHYEYL; via the coding sequence ATGAAAAAATCAGTTTTAAACTTCACTATAAATACTGTAATGACTATTTGTATGTCTGCAATTTTGGGTACAGGTTTTATAATAAAATATATTTTAATTCCTGGTAAAGAACGTTGGGTAAAGTATGGCAACAATGTAGAACTATATTTTTTAGAAATGGATAGGCATCAATGGGGTACAATACATCTTATTTTGGGCTTAGTTTTATTGGCCCTAGTTGTTACACATATCTTTTTACATTGGAAAATTATTTGCTGTGTATTTAAAAAACTCATCAAGCAGCCTATAACGAAAAAAATAGTAGCCCTACTCTTTCTAATCTTTTGTTTAGCACTTATAATTAGTCCATTTTTTATTAAACCAAAAGTAGAACCTATTAAAAAAAATAATAGGCATCAAGTAACAATAGTTACAGACATACATTATGAGTATCTCTAA
- a CDS encoding OsmC family protein: MTKEHFYQVKVNWKENRKGLLSSKVLDEKITIVTPPEFPKGEANIWSPEHYFVAAINGCLMTTFLAVAENFKLNFIDFESDAEGKLEMIDRKFMISEVILKPVVTIANEADMELAKKVIEKSEKACLISNSVNSNIKMDITIKIEKN, translated from the coding sequence ATGACAAAAGAACATTTTTATCAAGTAAAAGTAAATTGGAAAGAAAATAGAAAAGGTCTACTTTCTTCTAAAGTGTTAGATGAAAAAATAACAATAGTAACACCACCAGAATTCCCTAAAGGAGAAGCAAACATCTGGTCTCCTGAACATTATTTTGTAGCAGCTATTAATGGCTGTTTAATGACTACTTTTTTAGCTGTAGCAGAAAATTTTAAACTTAATTTTATTGATTTTGAATCTGATGCTGAAGGAAAGTTAGAAATGATAGATAGAAAGTTTATGATTAGTGAAGTAATTTTAAAACCGGTTGTTACCATTGCTAATGAAGCAGATATGGAGTTAGCGAAAAAGGTTATAGAAAAATCAGAAAAGGCCTGTTTAATATCAAATTCTGTTAATTCTAATATTAAAATGGATATAACCATTAAAATAGAAAAAAACTGA
- a CDS encoding TolC family protein → MKKNINILSFGFMLLASVLQAQQVVPITKAEVLTKVSEENRSIKISEQEYNEARADYRQTNAVFLPNITASHTGIATTNPLMAFGSKLNQEILTQTDFNPALLNDPSQIENYATKLEIQQPLINVDGMYQRKAAKSKMEAMSLKTERTNDYLVFEVEKAYMQLQLAHKAVEVLEKALDAAEANKKLADNSFKQGYLQRADVLSVEVRVTEVKNQLQTAKSNVLNASNYLSFLMNERADIVYKPTDSLMVTALSINTKTISENRADIKAMQLASNAYEAMNKADKMAFLPRLNAFGSYELYDDEIFQADANGYLFGAQLSWDLFQGSKRFGKAQKSKAEFEKSKLQYEQYVSQSQLEFNKAKRMLLDAENRLKLTELALEQSEESLRIRTNRFGEGLEKTSDLLMAETQYAQKQLEYYQTVFEYNYAQAYLQFLTKE, encoded by the coding sequence ATGAAGAAAAACATAAACATATTATCCTTTGGTTTTATGCTTTTGGCATCGGTACTTCAAGCTCAGCAAGTAGTTCCAATCACAAAAGCTGAAGTTTTGACCAAGGTTTCAGAAGAAAATAGGTCTATAAAAATTTCTGAGCAAGAATATAATGAAGCCAGAGCAGATTACAGACAAACCAATGCTGTTTTTTTACCAAACATTACAGCTTCTCATACAGGAATTGCAACTACAAATCCGTTGATGGCTTTTGGTTCTAAATTAAATCAGGAAATTTTAACACAAACTGATTTTAACCCAGCACTGTTAAACGATCCTTCTCAAATTGAGAATTATGCAACTAAGTTAGAAATTCAGCAACCACTTATAAATGTAGATGGTATGTACCAACGTAAAGCTGCCAAATCTAAAATGGAAGCAATGTCTTTAAAAACTGAACGCACCAATGATTATTTAGTTTTTGAAGTTGAAAAAGCCTATATGCAATTACAATTAGCACACAAAGCCGTTGAAGTACTTGAAAAAGCGTTAGATGCTGCTGAAGCAAATAAAAAATTAGCAGACAATAGTTTTAAACAAGGGTATTTACAACGTGCTGATGTTTTGTCTGTTGAGGTTCGTGTAACCGAGGTTAAAAATCAATTACAAACAGCAAAAAGTAATGTATTGAATGCTTCAAACTACTTATCGTTTTTAATGAATGAAAGAGCAGATATTGTTTACAAGCCTACCGATAGTTTAATGGTTACAGCTTTAAGTATAAATACCAAAACAATATCAGAAAACAGAGCAGATATTAAAGCAATGCAACTAGCCTCAAATGCTTATGAAGCAATGAACAAAGCAGATAAAATGGCCTTTTTACCACGTTTAAATGCTTTTGGAAGTTATGAGTTATATGACGATGAAATTTTTCAGGCAGATGCCAATGGATACTTATTTGGTGCTCAATTAAGTTGGGATTTATTTCAAGGTTCTAAACGTTTTGGGAAAGCACAAAAAAGTAAAGCTGAATTTGAAAAATCGAAATTACAATACGAGCAATACGTATCTCAAAGTCAGTTAGAATTTAATAAGGCAAAACGTATGTTGTTAGATGCAGAAAACAGATTAAAATTAACTGAATTAGCATTAGAACAATCTGAAGAATCTTTAAGAATTAGAACAAACAGATTTGGAGAAGGACTTGAAAAAACATCAGACCTTTTAATGGCAGAAACACAATACGCACAAAAGCAATTAGAATATTACCAAACCGTTTTTGAATACAATTACGCACAAGCATATTTACAATTTTTAACTAAAGAATAA
- a CDS encoding DUF6799 domain-containing protein has translation MKKIILLVALIVMSTTSLKAQDQAQDRDRDRVMLVDGDVLQIRDRDQIRLRDKITLNDGTIVNPDGTYVTRDRKRLRLKDGECLDNDGVKYRNEYQYRYKIQQENKGLNQAQVQERNQNRYQIMVMDGEVYQIRNQFQNKIQKQLKLNDGGYVNPDGTYYQMQTRQQMRLQDGECLNMDGKMFKNTLQHRKMINKKPLIKNKVQKKSIIKKQNKKKGAA, from the coding sequence ATGAAAAAAATAATTTTATTAGTAGCGCTTATAGTAATGAGTACTACATCATTAAAAGCTCAAGACCAAGCTCAAGATCGCGATCGAGATCGAGTTATGTTGGTTGATGGAGATGTTCTTCAAATTAGAGACAGAGATCAAATTAGATTAAGAGACAAGATTACATTAAACGATGGAACTATAGTGAATCCTGATGGAACTTACGTAACCAGAGATCGTAAGCGTTTACGTTTAAAAGATGGTGAATGTTTAGATAACGATGGCGTAAAATACCGTAATGAATACCAATACCGTTACAAAATACAACAAGAAAACAAAGGTTTAAATCAAGCTCAAGTTCAAGAGCGAAACCAAAACAGATATCAAATAATGGTAATGGATGGTGAAGTATATCAAATTAGAAACCAGTTTCAAAACAAGATTCAAAAACAATTAAAATTAAATGATGGCGGATATGTTAATCCTGATGGTACATATTATCAAATGCAAACCCGTCAACAAATGCGTCTTCAAGATGGTGAATGTTTGAATATGGATGGTAAAATGTTTAAAAACACGCTCCAACACAGAAAAATGATTAATAAAAAGCCTTTAATAAAAAATAAAGTGCAAAAAAAATCAATCATTAAAAAACAAAACAAAAAAAAGGGAGCTGCATAA